TACAGCCTTACagatttgaaatttatttagaagTCTCAGCTtaagttaagaaaataaagtccaAACTGAGTTCGCTCAACAGAAGATAAAGCAACAGCATGTTGCATCTGGTCtgttatttgatttatttatttttttactaagGAAAGCATCTTTTCAAGTTCAACTCAAGCAAATGCTATTTTTAGGGGAAAACtgtttcatcactttttcttgtttaagtaaaatacatttcttgCACCTCTTGGTCATAAATACCACCAGAGTATGTTTATATGATATTTGCCAAGCACTCAATGTTATTCAAGCAAGCTGGCTATTGGAATAGCCCATATAAATCACAAACTTGTTTCATGCCAATGTTCTTGGATTTGAGTCTACACTAAGCAAAATCAATGCCAGATAGGTGAAGCCATAATAAATTCTAAGAAAGATGCAACTGAAAAGAAAGGTTGAGATGTAGTTTTGAGTAAAAAGTCGTCACGGAAAGCTAGAACTACAATGCTGTCAGTTAATGCACTGTGTAGATAAGTCATTTGACAATCTCGCCACAAGATTTTACTCATTCACCTGGAGTCTCATTCACTTTTAAATATAACACATTAACTCAAAGACAAAGTTAAACATACACGTTTACTAATCAGGCATTTCCTCCATCATTGCTTCATGAATAAGTGTATCGATTTTATGTTTCAGCACAGAAAGACGCCTTGCACTTTGAATTTTAGCCAGTCTGTCAGCAACAGTTAATCCATAGTTCAGATATTCATTATTGCTCTTTCGAGCTTCTTTTAAGCTTTCTATGAAGTTGATTGCAACTTCCTCTAAGCCTGATGTAGGCGAATGGCTGGGCCCCaaagctcttttctttttcaatggtGACAACCCTTCTTCACAGAGTCGGGGTTCACAGATGTCCACTGAAGTACTGCAAGCTCTCGTAGCCGATTTCTCATCAGCAAGATGTAAATGACTAGTCTGTAGCTTTATGTCAGGGGTTTCACAATTCCGAGAGCCACTTCCTCTTGTTGGGGAATGTCCTGCTGGAAAGGAAGTTACGTTGTGCTCACCCCATGGGCTGCCATTATCATCGTcctgcaaaagaaataattacaattaaatGTGTGTAACCTTATTATTAGTCTACTAAAaactcaagaaaagaaaatagttaaaaattaaacattccCTTCCATAT
This is a stretch of genomic DNA from Pomacea canaliculata isolate SZHN2017 linkage group LG3, ASM307304v1, whole genome shotgun sequence. It encodes these proteins:
- the LOC112558763 gene encoding uncharacterized protein LOC112558763, whose protein sequence is MATEITLTNEELSLFIELWEAHRCLWDPSDIDYKCRAARQNALSSIAAAFGRGWSAEDVRRKVESVKAYYRKLKNKRRAGSTSGKTWVFFDRIHGFLGCVTYNTSTVKNSDAGETLSDDDNGSPWGEHNVTSFPAGHSPTRGSGSRNCETPDIKLQTSHLHLADEKSATRACSTSVDICEPRLCEEGLSPLKKKRALGPSHSPTSGLEEVAINFIESLKEARKSNNEYLNYGLTVADRLAKIQSARRLSVLKHKIDTLIHEAMMEEMPD